In the genome of Candidatus Nealsonbacteria bacterium, the window AGGTGCCTGCTGCCGAAAGCATAACCTTGCTTTTACAGGGATTGCTGCCTTTTTGTTTATTAAGCGAATCTCCAACAACTCTTATTATTGAAGGAGGAGCAACTGATACTTTTTTTTCTCCGACCATTGATTATTTTCAATATTGTTTTTTAAGAGTTTTAGAAAAGCTGGGAGGAAAAATAGAAATAGAAATTTTAAAAAAAGGATATTACCCGGAAGGAAATGCCAATTTAAAAATTAAAATAATTCCTTCAAAATTAAAAAAAATCAACCTTGTGGAAAGAGGAGAATTTAAAAAAATCAGGGTTTTTTCGGGAGCTTCCGAGTTTTTAAAATCAAAAAAAGTGGCTGAAAGACAATTAGCCGGAATAAGGGAGGTTCTTGGAGAGTTAAACCTAAATGTTGAAGAAAAGGCAGAATATTATCAGACTCAATGCCCGGGAAGCCAGGTTTGTATAATCTGCGAATTCGAAAATACAATTATCGGAACCGACGGCCTGGGAAAATTTGGAAAAAGAGCCGAGGATATTGGAAAGGAAACGGCTCTGGAACTTTTAAAAGAGCAAAAAAGCAACGCCTGTCTTGATAAACGCCTAGCTGACCAAATTTTAATTTACTTGGCTTTAATTGAAAGAAAAAGCTCGGTAACTGTTTCAGAAGTTACCGAGCATTGTAAAACCAACATTTGGGTAATTGAAAAATTTTTGGAGGGAAACTTTGAAATAAAAAATAATCTGATAAAGCGGACTCCATCCCTCTAACTAAAATAAATTGCCTTGCTGAGACAATTTTTTTTGTTCTTCTTTGGAAAAAATTTTAATTTTTCCGTAAACTCCGTCGTATCCGGGCTCAATATAAATTTTACCCTCTCTGCTTCTTAAAACCCCTTCTGCGATTTCAGGCCTGGAAACCTTCTCAAGGTCTTTCAAAGAAGTTTCCAGTAAAACATTGAATTCGTTTCCGAAGTTCTTAATTAAATTTTCATACTCTTTCGTTGTTTTTTTTGTTCCAACCCCTATTCCCAAGCTTTCGGCGATTATTTCTTGCAGAGGAATCAAACTTTTAAAAGGAATCGCATTTTGAGGTTTAAATCCTTCGGGCCGGTCGGAAAGCTTTTCTATTCTGTTTAAAACGCCTATTGTCAGACCTTTGCCGCAAACCGGACAAATGTTTCCGCATTTCTTAGATTCTTTGGGAGAAAAATTTACTCCGCAATTGCGATGCCCATCATAATGGTATTTTCCTTCTTGAGGATAAAATTCAATCGTATAAAGAAATTTTTTAGGGTTTTTTGATTTTATCGCCTCAACAATATTTGAATAACTTAAAAAATCTAAATCAAAAATATTCGCTTCACGGCCGATTTTAGCCGGACTGTGGGCGTCGCTGTTGGAAATAAGGGTAATTTTATCCAAAGCGGAAATCCGCCAGTTCATTGCCGGGTCAGAAGATAATCCGGTTTCTCCGGCAAAAATATAACAGGAGTATTCTTCAAAACATTCTTCGATAGAATCAAACCCTGATTTGGAGCCGAACAAAGAAAACCAAGGCGTCCAAATATGGCAGGGAATCAAAACACAATCTTTGGAGATGCTAAAAACAATTTTTGCCAATTCTTTCGAGTCCAAGCCCAGAATAGGCCGGCCATCGGATTTCAAATTACCGATTAAGCCAAGCTGGGTATTTATTTTTTCAGCTATTTCAAAAGAAGGAGAAAAAATTAAATTATGAATTTTGCGGACCTTGTTGTTTTTACTGTAAATACCGGAAATTTCTACGGTCAATATGAATCTTATTTTTGAGTCGGATTTTTTCAATTTAAATAAACCGGGCTCCGCCATTTCCAGTTTTTCTTTCAAACCTTTAAACCATTGAGGGTGGGTAAAATCACCCGTACCTAAAACATCAATTCCTTTAACTCTTGCCCATTTATCCAAGCTATCCAAATCCATCTGGGGAGAGGTAGCTCTGGAATACTTTGAATGAATATGAAAATCGGCAACTATTTTCATTTTTTAATCTTTTATAAAAAATACATCCCCTTCTCTCCTTTGACAGGGCAACGCCGCATTTTTATCTTTTTTTATTTTTATTAATCTTTTTTACCTCTTCTTTCAAAATTTTATTTTCAAAAAAACCAAAACCGACAAAAATAGCAATCATCAATAAAGTGGTAGCGAAAGAAATAAAATAAAGACCTAGTCCCACGGCCATTCCCATGGCTGCTGTAACCCATAAACCGGCTGCCGTGGTTATGCCTTCGATTTTAGATTCTTTTTGAAAAATAACTCCTGCCCCGATAAAACCGATTCCCATCGCCACTGCCTGGACGATGGTCGAAGACCCCAAATAAAAACCGGACTCCGCGACAGAGGATTTAAATAACGCCATTCCTGTTATGGCGAAAACACAAGAACCCAAACTTACCAAGCTGTAGGTTTTCAAGCCCGCTCCCTTTTCTTTAAATTCTCTTTCCAAGCCGATTATAGCTCCAAGACAAACTGCCATTATCAACTGAAAAAAAATTTGAAAATTAATAATATTCATTTTAAAAAAATAAACCTAGACTTTATAAACCTTATAATCTTCCCTGGCTTTTTCTTTTATTTTTAACCCGATGGAAGAACCGGACTTGGCGGTTTTTATTTTTTTGCGGTCAATTTCCATTGAATCAACTTCCTGGGTAAAGTCGGTATTTTCTCCGCCGACAATCCTGATTGAATCTCCGACTTTCAAGGCTCCGGTTAAATCAATCACAGCTACCCCGATGTTGCTGTAATAATGAGAAATTTTTCCTATTAATTTGTCTTTTTTTTGTTTTGTTTGAGCCATATTTTTTTATTATTTTTTTAAATTATCGACCTTTTTTGTCTTTTATTAATTTAATAACCTCGCTGACTAATTTTTTAGGGTCGGACTCATAGGCTATTCTTAGCTTTCCCCGAAAAGGCTTTCTTATTAATCCCTTTATCATGTCGGCCGTCCCTCCCGAACCTATTAAAACGCCGATTGGTTTTTGGTCTTCAAAAGCGATTGTAAACTCATTTAACGTTCCCATTCTTCCGCAAATAACAATTATCGCATCAGCGGCTCTAGTCATCAGAAGATTCCTCCCCGCATAGTCAAAACCGGTATAAACCATGGTGTCAAAAGCATCAAGAGGAAGGCGATAGGCTTTCTTGTGGGATAGCTCTGAAGCGGCCGGAGAAAAACCGATACTTATTCCGCCGGCTTTCTGCGCTCCCTTGGCGGAAAAATAAGGAACTCCGGTGGTTGCCCCGGTAACTATAATGCAATCCTGACGGGCAATTTCTTTGCCGACCTCTTCAGCCAATTTTTCTACGTTTT includes:
- the rtcA gene encoding RNA 3'-terminal phosphate cyclase encodes the protein MIEIDGSHGEGGGQILRTALALSAITKKECRILNIRKGRERPGLAHQHLLEVQTLSLLCQGKLEGDFLGSKEIKFFPGKIKNGRQSFNIKVPAAESITLLLQGLLPFCLLSESPTTLIIEGGATDTFFSPTIDYFQYCFLRVLEKLGGKIEIEILKKGYYPEGNANLKIKIIPSKLKKINLVERGEFKKIRVFSGASEFLKSKKVAERQLAGIREVLGELNLNVEEKAEYYQTQCPGSQVCIICEFENTIIGTDGLGKFGKRAEDIGKETALELLKEQKSNACLDKRLADQILIYLALIERKSSVTVSEVTEHCKTNIWVIEKFLEGNFEIKNNLIKRTPSL
- a CDS encoding endonuclease Q family protein, with amino-acid sequence MKIVADFHIHSKYSRATSPQMDLDSLDKWARVKGIDVLGTGDFTHPQWFKGLKEKLEMAEPGLFKLKKSDSKIRFILTVEISGIYSKNNKVRKIHNLIFSPSFEIAEKINTQLGLIGNLKSDGRPILGLDSKELAKIVFSISKDCVLIPCHIWTPWFSLFGSKSGFDSIEECFEEYSCYIFAGETGLSSDPAMNWRISALDKITLISNSDAHSPAKIGREANIFDLDFLSYSNIVEAIKSKNPKKFLYTIEFYPQEGKYHYDGHRNCGVNFSPKESKKCGNICPVCGKGLTIGVLNRIEKLSDRPEGFKPQNAIPFKSLIPLQEIIAESLGIGVGTKKTTKEYENLIKNFGNEFNVLLETSLKDLEKVSRPEIAEGVLRSREGKIYIEPGYDGVYGKIKIFSKEEQKKLSQQGNLF
- a CDS encoding MgtC/SapB family protein — encoded protein: MNIINFQIFFQLIMAVCLGAIIGLEREFKEKGAGLKTYSLVSLGSCVFAITGMALFKSSVAESGFYLGSSTIVQAVAMGIGFIGAGVIFQKESKIEGITTAAGLWVTAAMGMAVGLGLYFISFATTLLMIAIFVGFGFFENKILKEEVKKINKNKKR